CTTATTTTCATCGGCGATGCAGTCTTTTATCGTCTCTGTCCCAACCATTACCTCGATAGCCGGAAGCCTGCCTTTTTTATTGGCTCTGATAATAAGGCGCTGCGATATTACGGCTGAAATTACCGACGCAAGCTGCATTCTGATCTGTTTTTGCTGATACGGCGGAAAAACCGCGATAATTCTGTTAATGGTTTCCTGAGCATCGAGCGTGTGAAGCGTGCTCATAACAAGATGCCCCGTTTCAGCCGCCGTTATCGCGGTCTCGATAGTTTCGAGGTCTCTCATCTCGCCGACTAAAACAACATCAGGATCCTGCCTTAAAGCTTCTCTTAAGCCGTGCGAAAAGGAATAAACATCCATGCCTAATTCACGCTGGTTTATTATAGCTTTTATATCTTTATGTAAATACTCTATCGGATCTTCTATCGTTATCATATGAACTGCCTTATTTTTGTTAATATAATCTATCATCGATGCAAGCGTAGTCGATTTTCCGCTTCCGGTAATACCCGTTACAAGAACAAGTCCCCTTTCCTTTAGCGCAATAGATTTGATAACTTTCGGAAGATTTAAAGAATCGAAAGAAGGAACGCTGAACGGTATATACCTCATTGCCACGCTTATGGAATTTCTCTGGGAAAATATATTTACCCTGAACCTGCCGACTTCGGACAGGCTGTAAGCCAAATCCACATCCCTGTTTTCCTGAAATACCTGAAGCTGATGTTTGTCCATCATACTCGATGCAATTTTTTCGACCATATCCTTCGACAATATGCCAAAACCCTCTTGATGATAAATTTCCCCGTCTATTCTAAATATAGGGTATGAATTTACCTTAAGATGCACATCGGATGCCCTCATATCGGTAGCTGTTTTTAAAAGCTTTTCTATAAAAGACGGCTGTTCATTCATAAGTATTCCTCCGAAAGTTAATATTTACTTTGATCCTGCATTAGAAAATAATTAAACGTTTCTATTATTTAATAATTCTGGATTCCCACGAAAGCGGGAATCCAGAATATAAAATTCTAATGCCGGATTAAGGTATTTACTTAAGGTTAAATTTTCCCATAATTTTAGAATATATCTCGTCCCTCAAGGCAGGATTATTTTTAAGCGTTTCTTTAGCCGACTCCCTTCCCTGTCCCAGCCTTTCCTTGCCGTAGCTAAACCATGTTCCGGCCTTTTCTATTATGCCGTTATCTGCCCCCAAATCGACCACATCCCCCTCAAGCGATATTCCGCTATCGTATATTATATCAAACTCGGCTTCTTTAAACGGCGGAGCGACTTTATTTTTAACAATCCTCGCTTTTGTGCGGGAACCTATGACCTCATCCCCTTTTTTAATAGAGCCTGTTCTTCTTATGTCTATTCTTACCGAGGAATAAAACTTCAGGGCATTTCCGCCTGTCGTGGTTTCCGGAGAACCGAACATAACTCCTATTTTCATTCTTATCTGATTTATAAAAATAACGGCGGTGTTAGATTTTGCTATTGCCGATGTGAGTTTTCTTAAAGCCTGCGACATCAGCCTTGCCTGAAGACCCATATGCGCATCCCCCATTTCGCCTTCTATTTCGGCCTTTGGAACAAGCGCCGCAACGGAATCTATAACCAGCACATCTACCCCCCCTGAGCGGACAAGCGAATCCGCAATTTCTAACGCCTCTTCACCTGTGCCTGGCTGAGAAACCAATAAATCGTCAACATTAACTCCTATTTTTTTGGCATAATGTAAATCGAGGGCATGCTCGGCATCGATAAAAGCGGCAATCCCTCCCTTTTTTTGGGCTTGGGCGACAATTTGAAGCGTAAGGGTGGTTTTACCTGAGGACTCCGGTCCGAATATTTCAATAACCCTGCCCTTTGGTATCCCGCCTATACCCAGCGCAATATCTAAAGATAAAGACCCGGTCGGAATGGCTTGAATATTTTCGGCAGGCGGCTTACCGCCAAGTTTCATTATGGCGCCTACGCCAAACTGTTTTTCTATTTGAGAAATGGCTAAGTCCAAAGCTTTAAGCTTTTGCTCGTTTACAGGCTCCTTAACCTTATTATCTCTGTTATCTGCCGATTTTGAAGACATTTTAGCTCCTTTATTCATATAATAATTATTCTTTAATTAGATTATAGGTAATCCCCCGCCCCGAAACTTCGCGGGGAGGACATACGATTTTTATTAAGCCGATTAATTAAAAGTTATAGCTTAAAAAGAAAATAATATCAAGTTAAATTATGGTTAATATTATTAGTTTAGCATTCTTCCTTTATTAAAGACAAAGGTGTTCCGCTAAGCAGCCTGTAAATCCAAAACAAAGCCATTTTTGCCGTATAAGCCTTAACATCAAGCCTTGAGCCTGTAAACAAATATTTTCTTACTTCTTTTACTTTGGCCGAGGATAAGGCTATAAAAACCGTTCCCACAGGATAATTGTCTAACGGGGTTTTTGGTCCAGCAAAACCGGTTACCGCAAGACCGATATCGCTTTGAGCCTTTTTTCTTACCTGATTTGCCATCTCCATAGCGCAGCTTTCGGAAACCGCCCCGTCTTTTTCTATAATGCCGCTATCAACCCCCAGTATATCGGTTTTGGAATAATTTGAATATACTACGCCGCCGTAAATAAAATAACCGGACGAGCCGGGTAAATCGGTAAGCTTATTGGATATATAGCCCCCCGTCAAAGACTCGGCCAAAGCAATGCTGACGCCCTTTTCTCTGAGCAAATAAGAACAGACTATATTGAGCTCGTCGTCGTCATAACCGTAAAGATATTCCTTGAATATTCCTAAGACTGCCGCATCGGCCGCTTTTATATTTTCATTAAGTTTTTGCGTTGAAATTCCGTTTATATAGACGCTCAAAATAATCTCGCCGTAAGAATATTCAAAATTAAAATTATATTCCGAATCGTTCTTTAATCTTTCGAAAAGCCTTTCGAATTCCTTTTCTTTTAAACCAAACAGCTTATATTTCCTGGATTTTATAAAATAATTAATTCCCAATTTCCCGAGCATTTTTCCCAAAATATGGCTTTTGAACATATTGACGGCGTTTTTAGGTTCAAGCGGCATAGCGGCAAAAAATATAGGCTCCGTCAGATAAAAACCGGAAATTCCGGAGTTTTGATTGGGGATAATAAAAGAATTCTCAGGAAAATAACATGCCTTTTCATTTGAGGAGTTTAACTGCTTTTTATTAAACTCATACACAAGCCTCATTAAATCTGCGGCATCCTTGCTTCTCGCCAACCCTTTTTTAAAAACCTCGGAGGCGATATTTTGGGTGATACAGGTATCTTCCTTCATTCCCCCGCAAACTATCACAAACGAACCCTCCGACGCCATATACGACACTACCTTGTAAATGCTGTCTCTTTCGGTTTGAGGAAGTATGACAGCCTCTTTAAATCTAAGGTTATAGTGTAAAAGCACCTCCGATAGACCCTTAATAGCCTCTCCTGCATCGGCAAAATTATAATCATCCACTATGACAAGAATCTTAATATCCATTTACTTTACTTGCCTCAAAGTTAAAAATTAAATACCGGCGGTTAAAATAATTATAAACCTTAAAATAATTGCCGAAAATACGGCGGCAACGACATCGTCGAGCATTATACCCAATCCGGAGCCCATTTTTTCATCCACATATCTAATGGGAAAAGGCTTTAATATATCAAAAACCCGAAACAACAAAAGCCCCGCAAACGCGTAAAGAATCGAAAAGGGCAGC
This is a stretch of genomic DNA from Candidatus Acidulodesulfobacterium ferriphilum. It encodes these proteins:
- a CDS encoding type IV pilus twitching motility protein PilT, giving the protein MNEQPSFIEKLLKTATDMRASDVHLKVNSYPIFRIDGEIYHQEGFGILSKDMVEKIASSMMDKHQLQVFQENRDVDLAYSLSEVGRFRVNIFSQRNSISVAMRYIPFSVPSFDSLNLPKVIKSIALKERGLVLVTGITGSGKSTTLASMIDYINKNKAVHMITIEDPIEYLHKDIKAIINQRELGMDVYSFSHGLREALRQDPDVVLVGEMRDLETIETAITAAETGHLVMSTLHTLDAQETINRIIAVFPPYQQKQIRMQLASVISAVISQRLIIRANKKGRLPAIEVMVGTETIKDCIADENKTASIRDYIKSGNIQYGMQTFDQSLYNFYKAGLITYEDALAQSTSPNDLALLISGVNATDEGMDRSLSLGSKAAVWGSKS
- a CDS encoding nicotinamide-nucleotide amidohydrolase family protein, giving the protein MDIKILVIVDDYNFADAGEAIKGLSEVLLHYNLRFKEAVILPQTERDSIYKVVSYMASEGSFVIVCGGMKEDTCITQNIASEVFKKGLARSKDAADLMRLVYEFNKKQLNSSNEKACYFPENSFIIPNQNSGISGFYLTEPIFFAAMPLEPKNAVNMFKSHILGKMLGKLGINYFIKSRKYKLFGLKEKEFERLFERLKNDSEYNFNFEYSYGEIILSVYINGISTQKLNENIKAADAAVLGIFKEYLYGYDDDELNIVCSYLLREKGVSIALAESLTGGYISNKLTDLPGSSGYFIYGGVVYSNYSKTDILGVDSGIIEKDGAVSESCAMEMANQVRKKAQSDIGLAVTGFAGPKTPLDNYPVGTVFIALSSAKVKEVRKYLFTGSRLDVKAYTAKMALFWIYRLLSGTPLSLIKEEC
- the recA gene encoding recombinase RecA, producing MSSKSADNRDNKVKEPVNEQKLKALDLAISQIEKQFGVGAIMKLGGKPPAENIQAIPTGSLSLDIALGIGGIPKGRVIEIFGPESSGKTTLTLQIVAQAQKKGGIAAFIDAEHALDLHYAKKIGVNVDDLLVSQPGTGEEALEIADSLVRSGGVDVLVIDSVAALVPKAEIEGEMGDAHMGLQARLMSQALRKLTSAIAKSNTAVIFINQIRMKIGVMFGSPETTTGGNALKFYSSVRIDIRRTGSIKKGDEVIGSRTKARIVKNKVAPPFKEAEFDIIYDSGISLEGDVVDLGADNGIIEKAGTWFSYGKERLGQGRESAKETLKNNPALRDEIYSKIMGKFNLK